The Candidatus Thermoplasmatota archaeon region CGCCTCCATGGGCGGCGTGCCGGTCGTCCGCGCCGCGCGCCAGGCCCCCCAGGCGAGGCGGAACATGAGACCGGCCCCGACGAGGGAGACGACCGCGAGCGCGTCGGGGAAGCGCGCGAGGATCGCGATGGCGCCGAACCACGCGAGGAGCAGGAAGAGCGTGTCCGCGGTCGCGGCGCCGAAGCCGACGCGCGCGCCCGACCACCAGCCGTCGCGCGCGGCGCGCGCCGCCATGAGGACGTTGATCGGCCCCGGGGGCGCGGCGAGGGAGAGACCAAGAAGGATGCCGGCCGCGAACGGCTCGACGAGGCTCACGCTCGGATGAGAAGAAGATGAGGAGAAAAGAGTTCCTCAAGAGAGGAAAAAGATGAAGGGGCCAGAAGCCCCCAAGCGCGAGACCGTCACTTCTTGCGCTTGGCGGTCTTCTTCGCGGACTTCTTGGCGCCCTTCTTGGCGGTCTTCTTGGCCTTGGTCTTGCGAGTCTTCTTGGCGGGCATAATGCTCCCAATGCTCCGTGCTCT contains the following coding sequences:
- a CDS encoding LysE family transporter, with product MSLVEPFAAGILLGLSLAAPPGPINVLMAARAARDGWWSGARVGFGAATADTLFLLLAWFGAIAILARFPDALAVVSLVGAGLMFRLAWGAWRAARTTGTPPMEA